TACAAGCATATTTGTATGAAAAAAAATAAGTGCCAAAGTTTTACAATTTCAAATGTTTCAAAATCTATGATAGTATACATGGAAAAATATAAACTTTTACAGGTTACGTAGTAGATAGACGACTATGTTTTCGCTCAAACTTCATGATTGGATCAACCTGGTGCACTGGCTTTATTTTGTACCTATTAATCACCAACTATAGCATTAGCAATCGCATAAAACTAGACTCACATTTAAGGTGCTTAGTTTCCAAATAATACACATTCATCCTCACATATATCACCCAACGGCTGATTATTTTCTTTCCAAATTTTCAGACCATTCGCAATTGAACATGGCACTGGATGATCTCCCACCACTCCAGCTGCAAGACATGGTCTTCTCAACCACAACTCCACATGAAACGATGACCACCTGCCTAGAACGCATTGTGGAATCGGCAAAGTGTTCTTCAGGTGTCATCCTCAACACCTTCAACGACCTCGAAGATGTCGAGCTCCAAAAGATCGTCGATGGTGTGTGTGTCCCAGTGTATGCGATTGGTCCTCTTTACAAGATATCTTCAGGTGCCCAGAGCAGCCTGTTGTCTCCAGATCAAACTTGTTTGGATTGGCTGGACAAGCAAGAGGCACAGTCTGTTTTGTTCGTGAGCTTTGGAAGCTTGGCATCCATGGACCAAGAAGAGCTAGGTGAGACTGCATGGGGCTTGGCCAATAGCCACATGCCATTTCTTTGGGTGATTAGGCCTGACGCGGTTCATGGTTCAGGGAAAGTAGGCCTACCCGACGGCTTTGAGGAAGAGACACAAGGTAGGGGAATGGTGGTGAGCTGGGCCCCACAACAAGATGTTCTTGGGCACCAAGCAGTTGGTGGCTTTTGGACCCATAACGGCTGGAACTCGACGTTAGAGAGCATATGTGAGGGTGTTCCGATGATATGTAGACCTCATTTTGCTGACCAAATGATAAATGCCAGGTATGTCGAGGAGGTGTGGAAGGTAGGGTTTGAGTTAGTGGGCAAGTTGGAGAGGGGGAACATTGAAAGGGGTATTAGAAAGTTGTTGCGCGAAGAAGAAGGTGGAGAGATGAGGCGAAGAGCAAATGATCTCAAGGACAAAGCAATCCACTGTATAAAGAAAGGCGGCTCTTCGCAAACTATGGTTGATTTGCTGGTGAACTGCATAATGTCATTACCTTCTTCCATTTAGATGGGATTAGTTTGATATTTTCACATTGAGTCATTCCTAAAGCTGATAATGTTGTTGCCCCGGACA
The Triticum dicoccoides isolate Atlit2015 ecotype Zavitan chromosome 3A, WEW_v2.0, whole genome shotgun sequence genome window above contains:
- the LOC119270605 gene encoding DIMBOA UDP-glucosyltransferase BX8-like isoform X1, with the translated sequence MVASAAEKAPATASGGTRRVLLFPLPFQGHLNPMLQLADVLHARGLRVTVFHAAFNAPDPACRPAGYRFVPVGAGVPTADLVPTGSNADFAGALLRINERLQAPFQNSLREALEDEEGVPACLVLDSNLRGMQVVADRLGVPTLVLRTGGAACLVAYMAFPALCDKGLLPPQDHSQLNMALDDLPPLQLQDMVFSTTTPHETMTTCLERIVESAKCSSGVILNTFNDLEDVELQKIVDGVCVPVYAIGPLYKISSGAQSSLLSPDQTCLDWLDKQEAQSVLFVSFGSLASMDQEELGETAWGLANSHMPFLWVIRPDAVHGSGKVGLPDGFEEETQGRGMVVSWAPQQDVLGHQAVGGFWTHNGWNSTLESICEGVPMICRPHFADQMINARYVEEVWKVGFELVGKLERGNIERGIRKLLREEEGGEMRRRANDLKDKAIHCIKKGGSSQTMVDLLVNCIMSLPSSI
- the LOC119270605 gene encoding DIMBOA UDP-glucosyltransferase BX8-like isoform X2 translates to MVASAAEKAPATASGGTRRVLLFPLPFQGHLNPMLQLADVLHARGLRVTVFHAAFNAPDPACRPAGYRFVPVGAGVPTADLVPTGSNADFAGALLRINERLQAPFQNSLREALEDEEGVPACLVLDSNLRGMQVVADRLGVPTLVLRTGGAACLVAYMAFPALCDKGLLPPQDHSQLNMALDDLPPLQLQDMVFSTTTPHETMTTCLERIVESAKCSSGVILNTFNDLEDVELQKIVDGVCVPVYAIGPLYKISSGAQSSLLSPDQTCLDWLDKQEAQSVLFVSFGSLASMDQEELGKVGLPDGFEEETQGRGMVVSWAPQQDVLGHQAVGGFWTHNGWNSTLESICEGVPMICRPHFADQMINARYVEEVWKVGFELVGKLERGNIERGIRKLLREEEGGEMRRRANDLKDKAIHCIKKGGSSQTMVDLLVNCIMSLPSSI